In Actinomadura citrea, a single window of DNA contains:
- a CDS encoding TIGR03086 family metal-binding protein: MTSMPDLGPAARRMAGLLAEVRDSQLTGPTPAGGMSLGTLVDHVHGLALAFTRAAAKDFPDGPSQPPSADAARLAPDWRSRVPEQLDALAAAWRSPDAWQGMTQAGGIDLPGGQAGHVAMNELVVHGWDVSRAIGRPYDAGADEIEACLAFVAPSVEQSGGQGVPGLFGPAVDVSGDASALDRLIAMTGRDPSWTAERT, encoded by the coding sequence ATGACCTCGATGCCCGACCTCGGTCCGGCCGCGCGGCGGATGGCCGGCCTGCTCGCGGAGGTGCGCGACTCCCAGCTCACCGGGCCGACGCCCGCCGGCGGGATGTCCCTCGGCACCCTCGTCGACCACGTGCACGGCCTGGCCCTGGCCTTCACCCGGGCAGCGGCGAAGGACTTCCCCGACGGCCCGTCGCAGCCGCCTTCCGCCGACGCCGCCCGGCTCGCCCCGGACTGGCGGTCCCGCGTCCCCGAGCAGCTCGACGCGCTGGCGGCGGCATGGCGCTCCCCGGACGCGTGGCAGGGCATGACCCAGGCCGGCGGCATCGACCTGCCCGGCGGCCAGGCGGGCCACGTCGCGATGAACGAGCTGGTCGTGCACGGCTGGGACGTCTCCCGCGCCATCGGCCGGCCCTACGACGCCGGTGCGGACGAGATCGAGGCGTGCCTCGCCTTCGTCGCCCCGTCCGTCGAGCAGAGCGGCGGCCAGGGCGTCCCGGGCCTGTTCGGTCCCGCCGTCGACGTGAGCGGGGACGCGTCCGCTCTCGACCGCCTCATCGCCATGACCGGCCGGGACCCGTCCTGGACGGCGGAGCGGACCTAA